The window CAATAGCGCTCGAGTCCCGGCTCGCGATAGGGATTGATGACGGCGATTTTCGTGCCTTGCTTTTTGGCGTAGTACATGTATTTCGTGGTGACGGGCTGATTGTTGGGCGCGTCGCTGCCAATGCACACGAGCAAATCCGTGCCCAGCCAATCCGTGTAAGAACACGTCGAGGCGGCAGCGCCGATCATTTGCTTGAGCGCGACGGTGCTGGGCGCGTGACAAATGCGCGCGGAATTGTCGATGTTGTTCGTGCCGAGAAATCGCGCCGTTTTTTGCGCGACGTAGTAAACTTCATTGGTGAGGCCGCGCGAGGTGAGATAAAACGCGATGCGGTTCGGATTCGTGGCGCGGATTTTTTGCGCGATGGCCGCAAACGCCTGCTGCCACGAAATTCTGCTGAAACCGGATTCGCCGGCGCGCCGGATCATGGGATAAGGCAAGCGCCCCAATGCGCGCAATTCCGCGGCATTCATTTTCTGGAGAGAGGTGGCATCTGCAAGTTTGCGAATATCCAGGGCCGGCGCGGTGTTCAGCCGCATGAGATGCAGGCGCACCATGCAGAGATGCACGCCCGCCATGGTGAAATCGCGCATGCCGGTGGTGCCGAGCGCGCAGCCGTCGCACACGCCGTCATTCAAAATGCGCCAGGCGAACGGCAGTTGATCGCGATTCTGCCAGGCGACTTTCAACATTTCCAAATAATGATTGGGCTTGACATGGCCGAGGCCGTTGGGGATTAAAGAGACCCACGTCTCCGGAGAGAAGAGTTTCATGCCGGTGTTCCCGTTTTGCTCACTGCCGTGAATTCATACTGATTTCGGATTGATGATTGCGGAATTTGCGCGATTAGTTTCTTGAACATAGAATAAAATTATGAAAGGCGGTGAATCTGATATGATCAGCTTAGGAGTGCCATTTAAATAACCTACTCATTTTTGAAACCGCGAATGAACGCGAATATTCGCTAATTTCAAAATTCGCGTTTATTAGCGTCCATTCGCGGTTTGTGATATGGGCAATTTATTTAAGCGAGAATCCTTAACGTCGTTTCGGTTTGTCCTGCTCGCGCTCAAGGCGAAGAAATTTGGGCCTTGTGGTTTGCAAGCGGGAACATGCCTTCTTCCGGCGGCTTCAGGGTTTTGAAGCTGTAATACAACAATAAATCATAAACAATTTTTAAACCGCCTGCCAACAAGAAAGGCACGCTTATCAACGCCGCATTTGCCAGCAAGAGTCCGGCCAGTGCCGGTGACAGTGAAGCGCCGATCGAACGCGCGATTCCGGTTACGCCCGCGGCGGCCGAGCGTTCATCCGGCGCGACCACGGCCATGGTGTAGGATTGGCGCGTCGGCACATCCATTTGTGAAATGCTGAAGCGTACCAACAACACGCCGATGGCCCAAGGCAAGCTCGGCATAAGCGGCACGAGGCACAACAATACATTCGACGGAATGTGTGTGAAAACCATGGTATTGATCAGCCCGAAGCGCGCCGCGAGACGGGCGGCCAATAACGCCGACACTCCCGCAAGAATGTTCGCGCCAAAGAAAATGCCGCCCAGCGTGCTTTCGGTGACGCCAAATTTTATAAAGAACCAATAGGCGAGCATGCTTTGAATCACGAAACCGCCGGCAAAGGCATCGAGCGCGAACAGGGCGCTCAACTTCATGACGATCGGGCGCGAACGGTGCAACCCGAATACGTGAGGCACACGCGAGGCTTGATTGGCTTCGATGGCCGGTGTGAGCTTGAGAAAAAGCAGGATGAGCGCCACGCCCGCTGCGGCATAACCGAGCAAAACGTTACGGTAAGCGGCCAGCGGCGAAAGCCCAAGATCTTGCAGCGTCTGGGCCAGGAAGCCGCCGGCCAGCGCGCCCAGGGCCGTCGCACATGAACCGGCAAGATTATACCACGCAAACGTGTGCGTGCGCCGTTCGTGCGGCAATAGTTGCGACAGGGCTGCTTGTTCAATCGAAAGAAACGGGCCGATCTCATTGCCGCTCGGGCTGATAACGCCGATAATTGCAGCCGCCAACAGCACGATGAAATTGCCCGTTAGAGCAAAGATAGCGCCTGCGATCACCATTAAGCCGGCGCCGAGCAACAACATGCGCTGCCGGCCCAGGCGATCGGCTGAAGTCGTCATCCACAACGAAAGCGCCGCGTCGCCGATCAGCGTGAGCGTGAACAACGCACCGATTTGGCCTTCACTCAAACCGGTTTGCGCCAAATACAGCGCCAGCACTACGGATAAAAAACCATAGGCAAACAAGCGCGTGATGCGCGTGGCAAACAGCAGCGTCACGTCACGTTTTGATGGCATAATGGTTTATTTTGGGGGCGGATTCGGCATCGCCGGCAATTTGCGGCTTTTGATGCTGCGATGAAGCTTGCGGATTCCCCACCAAAGCAGAAAACCCAGAGGCGCCAACGGCAACACGGCAATCACGAACGTGATACTGGCGCTCAACACATCGCCAAAACCTTCCAGGCCGTTTTCAAAGCCGCGTTTGATTTTGCCCCAAAAGCTGTCGCGGCCACCGGTGAGCAGCGGGCGCGGCTCGTATAAATTGACGGTGATGGTTGACAGCGCCACTTGATCGGCGAGAAAACGCTTGCGACCTTCCATGCGCTCGATCTCTTCACGCACATTCATCAGCGCGCGCTCAACTTCCAGAATCTCGGTCGTTTTGTTGGCCGTTTTGAGAATTTCTTGAAAGCGCTGTTCGGCTTTGCGTTTGTTATCGAGACGCGCGGAGAGATCATAAAATTCCTCGGTAACGTCGTTGCCGCGGATGCTTTCGCTGTCGGTTTTCTTTACAAGTTTCTTCAACGATGTCAGGGTTTCATCGAATTTATCTGAAGGAATGCGCAGTGTGACGTGACCGGATTTGAGGTTTTCGTCTGAAACATTGGCTTGAGAAGAGACGACATAGCCCCCATTTTGCTCCGCGAGGTTTTGCACACGG is drawn from Cytophagia bacterium CHB2 and contains these coding sequences:
- a CDS encoding MFS transporter, translated to MPSKRDVTLLFATRITRLFAYGFLSVVLALYLAQTGLSEGQIGALFTLTLIGDAALSLWMTTSADRLGRQRMLLLGAGLMVIAGAIFALTGNFIVLLAAAIIGVISPSGNEIGPFLSIEQAALSQLLPHERRTHTFAWYNLAGSCATALGALAGGFLAQTLQDLGLSPLAAYRNVLLGYAAAGVALILLFLKLTPAIEANQASRVPHVFGLHRSRPIVMKLSALFALDAFAGGFVIQSMLAYWFFIKFGVTESTLGGIFFGANILAGVSALLAARLAARFGLINTMVFTHIPSNVLLCLVPLMPSLPWAIGVLLVRFSISQMDVPTRQSYTMAVVAPDERSAAAGVTGIARSIGASLSPALAGLLLANAALISVPFLLAGGLKIVYDLLLYYSFKTLKPPEEGMFPLANHKAQISSP
- a CDS encoding DUF4349 domain-containing protein, whose product is MTKNPSAGNAMKHPIRLLSILALPFLITIQCGTREDNAYLHSLPSTADSESEPMALGYGRSADRGDIMLASSSFTGDQSVTSPQARMLIKTADLVCEVDNFDEACSRVQNLAEQNGGYVVSSQANVSDENLKSGHVTLRIPSDKFDETLTSLKKLVKKTDSESIRGNDVTEEFYDLSARLDNKRKAEQRFQEILKTANKTTEILEVERALMNVREEIERMEGRKRFLADQVALSTITVNLYEPRPLLTGGRDSFWGKIKRGFENGLEGFGDVLSASITFVIAVLPLAPLGFLLWWGIRKLHRSIKSRKLPAMPNPPPK